In Nicotiana tabacum cultivar K326 chromosome 17, ASM71507v2, whole genome shotgun sequence, one DNA window encodes the following:
- the LOC142171499 gene encoding uncharacterized protein LOC142171499 — protein sequence MADEAEIYDGIRAEFPLSFGKQAKSQAPLELVHNATRRTTAAADGKHEPSSSKIEAKPFPSLSSSSKSWLNSLKNPKPNSKIIGPGRPPLGLGSSDVKEEEEGAMIGPPRPAGDAKTEEDEDGEMIGPPRPPVEEEDELMIGPPAPPPFGSMGSDSEDDMEEEKEEHNQYRIPLSNEIILKGHTKVVAALAVDPSGSRVLSGSYDYTVRMYDFQGMNARLQSFRQLEPSEGHQVRSLSWSPTADRFLCVTGSAQAKIYDRDGLTLGEFVRGDMYIRDLKNTKGHISGLTCGEWHPKTKETILTSSEDGSLRLWDVNDFKSQKQVIKPKLARPGRVPVMTCAWDREGKRIAGGVGDGSIQIWNLKPGWGSRPDIYVANAHSDDITGVKFSSDGRILLSRSFDGSLKVWDLRQMKEPLRVFDDLPNNYAQTNIAFSPDEQLFLTGTSVEKDGTTGGMLCFFDRGKLELVSRVGISPTYSVVQCAWHPRLNQVFATVGDKHEGGTHILYDPTLSKRGALVCVARAPRKKSVDDFQAEPVIHNPHALPLFRDQPSRKRQREKALKDPLKSHKPEQPITGPGFGGRVGSTKGSLLTQYLLKQGGLIKETWMEEDPREAILKHADAAAKDPKFIAPAYADTQPQPLFAEPDAEEEDK from the exons ATGGCCGACGAAGCAGAGATTTACGACGGAATTAGGGCAGAGTTCCCATTATCTTTCGGCAAGCAAGCTAAATCTCAGGCCCCTCTCGAACTCGTTCACAACGCCACTCGCCGGACCACCGCCGCCGCTGATGGTAAACACGAACCATCTTCGTCAAAAATTGAGGCGAAACCTTTCCCTTCTCTCTCTTCCTCCTCTAAATCCTGGCTTAATTCCCTcaaaaaccctaaacctaattcAAAGATTATCGGGCCGGGCCGTCCTCCATTGGGCTTGGGCTCGAGCGATGTCAAGGAAGAGGAGGAGGGTGCTATGATTGGTCCGCCTCGGCCTGCAGGTGATGCGAAGACTGAGGAAGATGAGGATGGTGAAATGATTGGGCCTCCACGACCGCCGGTAGAAGAAGAGGATGAGCTGATGATTGGGCCACCAGCCCCGCCGCCATTTGGTTCGATGGGGTCGGATTCGGAGGATGAtatggaagaagaaaaagaagaacataATCAGTATCGAATACCTTTAAGTAATGAAATTATATTGAAAGGCCATACAAAG GTTGTTGCTGCTCTTGCTGTGGATCCCTCAGGATCAAGGGTTCTCTCTGGTAGCTACGACTATACTGTTCGGATGTATGACTTTCAAGGAATGAATGCTCGTTTACAGTCGTTTAGACAGCTGGAACCATCTGAAGGGCATCAAGTTCGTAGTTTGAGCTGGAGTCCAACCGCAGACCGATTTTTATGTGTTACTGGGTCAGCCCAAGCTAAG ATCTACGATCGTGATGGACTTACACTCGGGGAATTTGTTAGAGGAGATATGTATATACGTGATCTTAAGAATACAAAAGGTCATATATCTGGATTGACATGTGGAGAATGGCACCCCAAAACAAAGGAGACAATTTTAACATCGTCAGAGGATGGTTCGTTGCGCCTATGGGATGTCAATGACTTTAAGAGTCAAAAGCAG GTTATTAAACCAAAACTTGCTCGGCCTGGGAGAGTTCCTGTAATGACATGTGCTTGGGACCGGGAAGGAAAAAGAATTGCAGGTGGTGTAGGAGATGGTTCTATACAG ATATGGAATCTTAAGCCTGGATGGGGAAGCAGGCCAGACATATATGTAGCAAATGCTCACTCAGATGATATTACAGGAGTCAAGTTCTCAAGTGATGGGCGGATACTCTTGTCaagaagttttgatggttccttaAAG GTTTGGGATTTACGCCAGATGAAAGAACCCTTGCGAGTATTCGATGATCTCCCAAATAATTATGCTCAAACTAACATTGCGTTTAGTCCTGATGAACAATTGTTTTTAACTGGGACATCTGTTGAAAAAGATGGGACTACTGGAGGAATGCTGTGCTTCTTTGATCGAGGAAAGCTAGAGCTAGTGTCAAGAGTTGGAATATCTCCTACTTACAGTGTTGTGCAGTGTGCCTGGCACCCTAGGCTGAATCAG GTCTTTGCGACAGTTGGGGATAAACATGAAGGTGGAACACACATTCTATATGATCCAACACTGAGTAAAAGAGGAGCACTAGTTTGTGTTGCTCGTGCACCCAGGAAAAAGTCTGTGGATGATTTCCAGGCAGAGCCAGTTATTCATAATCCACATGCATTACCCTTATTTAGAGATCAACCTAGCCGCAAGCGTCAGCGAGAGAAAGCATTGAAGGATCCACTGAAGTCTCATAAACCTGAGCAGCCAATAACAGGGCCAGGTTTCGGTGGTAGAGTTGGTTCGACGAAGGGAAGCTTGTTGACGCAATACCTTCTTAAG CAAGGTGGCTTGATAAAGGAGACTTGGATGGAGGAAGATCCTAGAGAAGCAATCTTGAAGCATGCTGATGCGGCTGCGAAAGATCCAAAATTTATTGCTCCAGCATATGCTGATACACAGCCTCAGCCACTCTTTGCGGAGCCAGAtgctgaagaagaagataagTGA